One Natator depressus isolate rNatDep1 chromosome 5, rNatDep2.hap1, whole genome shotgun sequence DNA segment encodes these proteins:
- the S100Z gene encoding protein S100-Z translates to MFSDASLWKATWGQKLTPVHSRAVPLHNMPTQLENAMDTLIKVFHHYSGKEGDKYKLNKGELKQLLTSELTDFLSCQKDLQLVDKIMKDLDTNRDNEVDFNEFVILVAALTVACNDFFEEQLKQKEFGNDK, encoded by the exons ATGTTCAGTGACGCCAGCCTCTGGAAGGCCACTTGGGGACAGAAGCTCACACCTGTTCATTCCAG AGCTGTTCCACTCCACAACATGCCTACACAGCTGGAGAATGCTATGGACACCTTGATCAAGGTTTTTCACCATTACTCAGGCAAAGAAGGGGACAAATACAAACTGAATAAAGGAGAACTCAAACAGCTCCTTACCAGTGAACTCACTGACTTCCTTTCA tgcCAAAAAGATCTCCAGCTGGTTGATAAGATCATGAAAGATCTGGATACCAATAGAGACAATGAAGTGGATTTTAATGAATTTGTCATTCTGGTTGCTGCTTTGACTGTAGCATGCAATGACTTCTTTGAGGAACAGCTAAAGCAAAAGGAATTTGGAAATGATAAGTAA